The following proteins are co-located in the Microbacterium immunditiarum genome:
- a CDS encoding carbohydrate ABC transporter permease, which translates to MTVTPMELTGAPAAEPGAVERRRSPRTPGRIPLSIVLGVLMVYFLVPFWWLIVNSSKSAAGLFGGDSALWFSGDIDYIGNLIDLFTYSGGIYARWLGNSALYALLGGVGATVLAVLAGYGFAKYRFFGRRASFAILLGAVMVPTTALVIPTFVLFAQIGWTNTIWAVIVPTLLNPFGVYLMNVYARDAVPDELLDAARVDGAGEFRTFLQVALPMMRPAIVTVLLLSVVASWNNFFLPLVMLSDNRLFPVTVGIGVWQSTASTYGAAGGQSLWSIIILGSLVSVIPLIIAFLTLQKYWRGGLSIGSLK; encoded by the coding sequence ATGACCGTCACGCCCATGGAGCTCACCGGCGCACCTGCCGCCGAGCCGGGCGCCGTCGAGCGGCGCAGGTCCCCTCGAACGCCCGGACGCATCCCCCTCAGCATCGTCCTCGGGGTGCTGATGGTGTATTTCCTGGTGCCGTTCTGGTGGCTGATCGTGAACAGCTCCAAGAGCGCGGCAGGCCTCTTCGGCGGGGACAGCGCGCTGTGGTTCAGCGGCGACATCGACTACATCGGCAACCTCATCGATCTCTTCACCTACAGCGGCGGGATCTACGCCCGCTGGCTGGGCAACTCCGCCCTCTACGCGCTCCTCGGCGGCGTCGGCGCGACTGTGCTCGCGGTGCTCGCGGGCTACGGCTTCGCGAAGTACCGGTTCTTCGGCCGGCGTGCTTCGTTCGCGATCCTGCTCGGCGCGGTCATGGTGCCGACGACGGCACTGGTGATCCCGACGTTCGTCCTCTTCGCGCAGATCGGCTGGACGAACACGATCTGGGCGGTCATCGTCCCGACGCTGCTCAACCCGTTCGGCGTCTACCTCATGAACGTGTACGCGCGCGACGCGGTGCCGGACGAGCTGCTCGACGCGGCCCGGGTCGACGGGGCGGGGGAGTTCCGCACCTTCCTGCAGGTGGCGCTGCCGATGATGAGGCCGGCGATCGTGACGGTGCTCCTGCTGTCGGTCGTCGCTTCGTGGAACAACTTCTTCCTGCCGCTCGTGATGCTCTCCGACAACCGTCTCTTCCCGGTGACCGTCGGCATCGGCGTGTGGCAGTCGACCGCGTCGACGTACGGCGCCGCGGGCGGGCAGTCGCTGTGGAGCATCATCATCCTCGGCTCGCTCGTCTCGGTGATCCCGCTGATCATCGCGTTCCTGACGCTTCAGAAGTACTGGCGCGGCGGCCTGTCGATCGGAAGCCTCAAGTGA
- a CDS encoding glycoside hydrolase family 5 protein translates to MTQSSVLRVDGTRIVAGDTPVILRGFGLGGWMNMENFITGYAGSESQQRRALRRVLGEEGSERFFARFLREFFTDADAAYLASLGLNSLRIPFNYRHFESDAEPFVIEEEGFALLDRVVDACAAHGIYTILDLHALPGAQNQHWHSDNPTQWAHFWEQRQFQDRVVNLWEHIAEHYRGNPWVAGYNPVNEPADAHGDAIGPFYRRLEAAIRAVDPDHILFLDGNRYSTQFDQLGDPLPNTVYTAHDYALPGFVDGGPYPGVSRGEYVDRDRVEETFLQRTAYMRETGTPIWVGEFGPVYTGDPARDEQRYQLLQDQLEIYDRHDASWALWTYKDIGLQGVVTVDPESEYLRRIAPVLEKKARLGVDSWGSTDAGIRDVLDPIERLFETEFPDFQPYPWGARRWIHGHVRHVMLAEAMVDEFARAFEGVGPDEAERLADAFAIRNCRIREGLAAILERAAR, encoded by the coding sequence ATGACGCAGTCGAGCGTGCTCCGCGTCGACGGCACCCGCATCGTGGCGGGCGACACACCGGTGATCCTGCGGGGCTTCGGCCTCGGCGGGTGGATGAACATGGAGAACTTCATCACCGGATACGCCGGATCGGAGTCCCAGCAGCGCCGCGCCCTGCGGCGCGTTTTGGGCGAGGAGGGATCCGAGCGCTTCTTCGCGCGCTTCCTGCGCGAGTTCTTCACCGACGCGGATGCCGCATACCTCGCCTCCCTCGGCCTGAACTCGCTGCGCATCCCGTTCAACTACCGGCACTTCGAGTCCGACGCCGAGCCGTTCGTCATCGAGGAGGAGGGGTTCGCGCTCCTCGATCGTGTCGTCGACGCGTGCGCGGCGCACGGCATCTACACGATCCTCGACCTGCACGCGCTGCCCGGCGCGCAGAACCAGCACTGGCACAGCGACAACCCGACGCAATGGGCGCACTTCTGGGAGCAGCGGCAGTTCCAGGATCGGGTCGTCAACCTGTGGGAGCACATCGCAGAGCACTATCGGGGCAACCCGTGGGTGGCCGGGTACAACCCGGTGAACGAGCCCGCCGATGCGCACGGCGACGCGATCGGCCCCTTCTACCGGCGGCTCGAGGCGGCGATCCGGGCGGTCGACCCCGACCACATCCTCTTCCTCGACGGCAACCGGTACTCGACGCAGTTCGACCAGCTGGGCGACCCGCTGCCGAACACGGTCTACACCGCGCACGACTATGCGCTTCCCGGTTTCGTGGACGGCGGCCCGTACCCGGGCGTCTCCCGCGGCGAGTACGTGGATCGCGACCGTGTCGAGGAGACCTTCCTGCAGCGCACCGCGTACATGCGCGAGACGGGCACGCCCATCTGGGTCGGGGAGTTCGGGCCGGTCTACACGGGCGACCCCGCCCGCGACGAGCAGCGGTATCAGCTTCTGCAGGACCAACTCGAGATCTACGACCGACACGATGCGAGCTGGGCGCTGTGGACGTACAAGGACATCGGGCTCCAGGGCGTGGTCACGGTCGATCCGGAATCGGAGTATCTGCGCCGCATCGCGCCGGTGCTCGAGAAGAAGGCGCGGCTGGGCGTCGACTCATGGGGGTCGACGGATGCCGGCATCCGCGACGTCCTCGACCCGATCGAGCGGCTCTTCGAGACCGAGTTCCCCGACTTCCAGCCCTACCCGTGGGGTGCGCGCCGGTGGATCCACGGGCACGTCCGTCACGTCATGCTCGCCGAGGCGATGGTCGACGAGTTCGCGCGCGCGTTCGAGGGCGTGGGCCCCGACGAGGCCGAGCGGCTCGCCGACGCGTTCGCCATCCGCAACTGCCGCATCCGCGAGGGACTGGCCGCGATCCTCGAGCGCGCCGCGCGCTGA
- a CDS encoding extracellular solute-binding protein: MKTRPVFAVITALAFAGALVACSAGGGGGDNNGGGGGGDSASNCENEIKKPDAPVVTLWAWYPNSELVVDNFNEANDDVQVCWTNVGAGGEAYDKFQTAISAGSGAPDVMMVEADRIATFQAQDALVDLKDLGYEDVKDNFSDGAWKDVSVGDGIYGAPIDGGPMGMIYRTDIFEQYGVTPPTTWTELEATAQKVKDAGGPFFASFAANQPAYVTALFYQNGAEPFEYDPANEGQIGIELNSPEIKEVLDFWAGLVEKGLVGTEDQFTPEYIAGVINGNYATYLSAAWAPGYLQGAGVGEGADAGVWATAPMPQWDPSSPVAINWGGSAFSVSSQASNPELAAKVAFGVYADQASLDDGWQNQIIFPLNVNVLDSDDFLNYEVPFFSGQQANKDVYVPAANAYEGMTYTPLGQYYYSALTDQIAAINDGQVTGSEAADALQEDLVAYAEEQGFTVN; this comes from the coding sequence GTGAAGACAAGGCCTGTTTTTGCTGTGATCACGGCGCTCGCATTTGCGGGCGCGCTCGTCGCCTGCTCCGCCGGTGGCGGCGGGGGTGACAACAACGGCGGTGGCGGCGGAGGCGACTCCGCCTCGAACTGCGAGAACGAGATCAAGAAGCCGGATGCCCCGGTCGTCACGCTCTGGGCGTGGTACCCGAACTCCGAGCTCGTGGTCGACAACTTCAACGAGGCGAACGACGACGTCCAGGTCTGCTGGACCAACGTCGGCGCCGGCGGCGAAGCATACGACAAGTTCCAGACCGCGATCTCGGCCGGCAGCGGCGCACCCGACGTCATGATGGTCGAGGCCGACCGCATCGCGACCTTCCAGGCGCAGGACGCCCTGGTCGACCTGAAGGACCTCGGCTACGAGGACGTGAAGGACAATTTCAGCGACGGCGCGTGGAAGGACGTCTCGGTCGGCGACGGGATCTACGGCGCTCCGATCGACGGCGGCCCGATGGGCATGATCTACCGCACCGACATCTTCGAGCAGTACGGCGTCACGCCGCCCACGACGTGGACCGAGCTCGAGGCCACGGCGCAGAAGGTCAAGGACGCGGGCGGTCCGTTCTTCGCGAGCTTCGCGGCGAACCAGCCCGCCTACGTGACGGCGCTCTTCTACCAGAACGGCGCCGAGCCGTTCGAGTACGACCCCGCGAACGAGGGACAGATCGGCATCGAGCTGAACAGTCCTGAGATCAAGGAAGTGCTCGACTTCTGGGCCGGCCTGGTCGAGAAGGGCCTCGTGGGCACGGAGGACCAGTTCACCCCCGAGTACATCGCGGGTGTGATCAACGGCAACTACGCGACCTACCTCTCGGCTGCGTGGGCGCCCGGCTACCTCCAGGGCGCTGGTGTCGGCGAGGGCGCCGACGCGGGCGTCTGGGCGACCGCTCCGATGCCGCAGTGGGATCCCAGCAGCCCCGTCGCCATCAACTGGGGCGGATCGGCGTTCTCGGTGTCGAGCCAGGCGTCGAACCCCGAGCTCGCTGCCAAGGTGGCGTTCGGCGTCTACGCCGACCAGGCGTCGCTCGATGATGGCTGGCAGAACCAGATCATCTTCCCGCTCAACGTGAACGTGCTGGACTCGGACGACTTCCTCAACTACGAGGTGCCCTTCTTCAGCGGCCAGCAGGCGAACAAGGATGTGTACGTGCCGGCGGCCAACGCCTACGAGGGCATGACCTACACGCCTCTCGGCCAGTACTACTACTCCGCGCTCACGGACCAGATCGCGGCGATCAACGACGGCCAGGTCACCGGCTCCGAAGCCGCCGACGCCCTGCAGGAGGATCTGGTGGCGTACGCGGAGGAGCAAGGCTTCACCGTCAACTGA
- a CDS encoding helix-turn-helix transcriptional regulator — MVKPTRVTNSIRPLREAAGLTQAELAKRIGVTRQTLIAIEQGRYSPTLELAFQISRVFEVGLDDVFQYPEESP, encoded by the coding sequence ATGGTCAAGCCCACGCGCGTCACGAACTCCATCCGCCCGCTGCGCGAGGCGGCCGGCCTCACGCAGGCGGAGCTGGCCAAGCGCATCGGCGTCACCCGCCAGACCCTCATCGCGATCGAGCAGGGCAGGTACTCGCCCACGCTAGAACTCGCCTTCCAGATCTCACGCGTCTTCGAGGTCGGCCTCGACGACGTCTTCCAGTACCCCGAGGAGTCACCATGA
- a CDS encoding alpha-N-arabinofuranosidase, producing MIRAHLTIDPHFTVGPINRRLFGSFVEHLGRCVYDGIYEPGHPTADENGFRRDVVDLVKELGVSTIRYPGGNFVSGYRWEDGIGPRDQRPRRLDLAWHSTETNQIGLDEFATWLEGVGSELMYAVNLGTRGVLEALDVLEYANLESGTYWADRRVANGRPEPHNIRMWCLGNEMDGPWQLGHSTPEAYAQLAATTAAAMRQIDPGLELVVCGSSSAQMETFGEWERVVLEKTYDCVDYISCHAYYEPEGDDFGSFLASGVNMDRFIDAVIATADSVKAVLRSDKTMNISFDEWNVWYQSRYQEVERITDVQTWPVAPRLLEDSYSVLDAVVFGSLLISLIRHADRVTAASLAQLVNVIAPIMTEPGGQAWRQTTFYPFSLTSKLARATALELKLDSPTYDTARYGEVPLVDAVATHDDGGTTIFAVNRSLTDEVTLEIDTRALGEVESAQATSLFDDDIHAANTLARQDRVVPRPNGSARIGDGTVTVTLPPVSWTVLTLG from the coding sequence ATGATCCGCGCACACCTCACCATCGACCCGCATTTCACGGTCGGCCCCATCAATCGCAGGCTCTTCGGATCCTTCGTCGAGCACCTGGGCCGGTGCGTGTACGACGGCATCTACGAGCCGGGGCATCCGACGGCCGACGAGAACGGCTTCCGCCGTGACGTCGTCGATCTCGTCAAGGAGCTGGGCGTCTCGACCATCCGCTACCCGGGCGGCAATTTCGTCTCGGGGTACCGGTGGGAGGACGGCATCGGCCCGCGCGACCAGCGCCCGCGCCGCCTCGACCTGGCGTGGCATTCGACCGAGACGAACCAGATCGGGCTCGACGAGTTCGCGACCTGGCTCGAGGGTGTGGGCAGCGAGCTCATGTACGCGGTGAACCTCGGCACGCGCGGTGTGCTCGAGGCGCTCGACGTGCTCGAGTACGCGAACCTCGAGTCGGGCACGTACTGGGCCGACAGACGCGTCGCGAACGGACGACCTGAGCCCCACAACATCCGCATGTGGTGCCTCGGCAACGAGATGGACGGGCCGTGGCAGCTCGGGCACAGCACCCCCGAGGCGTACGCGCAGCTCGCGGCGACCACGGCCGCGGCGATGCGGCAGATCGATCCCGGCCTCGAGCTCGTCGTGTGCGGCAGCTCGAGCGCCCAGATGGAGACCTTCGGCGAGTGGGAGCGCGTCGTCCTCGAGAAGACGTACGACTGCGTCGACTACATCTCGTGCCACGCGTACTACGAGCCGGAGGGCGACGACTTCGGGAGCTTCCTCGCCTCCGGCGTCAACATGGACCGCTTCATCGATGCCGTCATCGCGACGGCGGACTCGGTCAAGGCCGTCCTGCGCAGCGACAAGACGATGAACATCTCCTTCGACGAGTGGAACGTCTGGTACCAGTCGCGCTACCAGGAGGTCGAGCGGATCACGGACGTCCAGACGTGGCCGGTCGCGCCGCGCCTGCTCGAGGACTCGTACTCCGTCCTCGACGCCGTCGTGTTCGGGAGCCTCCTCATCTCGCTCATCCGCCACGCGGACCGCGTCACGGCCGCGAGCCTGGCGCAGCTCGTCAACGTGATCGCTCCGATCATGACCGAGCCGGGCGGGCAGGCATGGCGGCAGACCACGTTCTACCCGTTCTCGCTGACGTCGAAGCTCGCGCGGGCCACTGCGCTCGAGCTCAAGCTCGACAGCCCGACCTACGACACCGCGCGATACGGCGAGGTGCCGCTCGTCGACGCGGTCGCGACGCACGACGACGGCGGCACGACGATCTTCGCCGTGAACCGGAGCCTCACCGACGAGGTGACCCTCGAGATCGACACGCGCGCGCTCGGCGAGGTCGAGAGCGCCCAGGCGACGTCGCTGTTCGACGACGACATCCACGCGGCGAACACGCTCGCCCGCCAGGACCGCGTCGTGCCGCGGCCGAACGGGTCCGCGCGCATCGGGGACGGGACCGTGACGGTCACCCTCCCTCCCGTCTCGTGGACCGTGCTGACCCTGGGCTGA
- a CDS encoding 3-hydroxyacyl-CoA dehydrogenase NAD-binding domain-containing protein yields the protein MRRVAVVGSGYMGGGIAQVLALAGRDVVLADASAELAATNRERLVREAGAYAERGIFPADAEERVAARLTAAATLEDAVADVDFVEEAVPEILELKHETLRRISAGCRPDTLIGSNTSTISIATLAEAVAGAERFLGVHFSNPATFVPGVEVIPHEGTRPEVVTRVVDLLAESGKVGVPIKDVTGFVLNRLQYALFGEAARLVEEGVATPEAIDLIVRTTFGFRLPFFGPFAIADIAGLDVYEFCYRSLHAAYPDRFTEPAALREKVERADKGVKSGRGFLATSPEKAPDLAAYRDDAYAALSALLRDLGPAPVDY from the coding sequence GGCGCTGGCCGGCCGGGACGTCGTCCTCGCCGATGCGAGCGCCGAGCTCGCGGCGACCAATCGCGAGCGCCTCGTCCGCGAGGCGGGCGCGTATGCCGAGCGTGGGATCTTTCCCGCCGACGCGGAGGAGCGCGTCGCCGCGCGACTGACGGCCGCGGCGACACTGGAGGACGCGGTGGCAGACGTCGATTTCGTCGAGGAGGCCGTCCCCGAGATCCTCGAGCTCAAGCACGAGACGCTGCGTCGCATCAGCGCCGGATGCCGCCCCGACACGCTCATCGGCAGCAACACCTCCACCATCTCGATCGCCACGCTGGCCGAGGCCGTCGCGGGTGCCGAGCGGTTCCTCGGCGTCCACTTCAGCAATCCGGCGACGTTCGTGCCCGGGGTCGAGGTGATCCCGCACGAAGGCACTCGGCCCGAGGTCGTGACCCGCGTGGTCGATCTCCTCGCCGAATCCGGCAAGGTCGGAGTGCCCATCAAGGACGTGACCGGGTTCGTGCTCAACCGGCTGCAGTACGCGCTCTTCGGCGAGGCGGCTCGTCTCGTGGAGGAGGGTGTGGCGACCCCGGAGGCGATCGATCTCATCGTGCGGACGACGTTCGGGTTCCGGCTGCCCTTCTTCGGGCCGTTCGCCATCGCCGACATCGCGGGGCTCGACGTCTACGAGTTCTGCTACCGCTCGCTGCACGCGGCGTATCCGGATCGCTTCACCGAGCCCGCCGCCCTGCGCGAGAAGGTCGAGCGCGCAGACAAGGGCGTCAAGTCGGGTCGCGGGTTCCTCGCGACCTCCCCGGAGAAGGCTCCGGACCTCGCGGCGTACCGCGACGACGCGTACGCGGCCCTCTCCGCGCTCCTGCGCGACCTCGGTCCCGCGCCCGTCGACTACTGA
- a CDS encoding alpha/beta hydrolase, which translates to MRVFQRRTLPEERADAGTPPAPQIRRARPLAALGLACVMVLGTVPLAAQADEHLTPGPTVYADPNSPTGYTGHFVYYNPDATSVRFVADILLRNWDDLSDTTVYQPSEYFPGLMRGGGALDVEMTDAGDGYWVIDVPLAAGANQYWFYVNNNTSLWVTDPANSPIYAPDGLTGTARRAFNKVFVPYDAEKQNFGPLAARQIELPREDSDKGTWSYVELPGVPPLNGIPRTVGVYLPPDYDPNRAEPYKTIYMQHGGGQDQSDWMNMGNVPVIMDNLLDDGTTEPAVVITTNTNYLGGAGNQAVLGDAYPNLRNVVIPFVEANYNVSTKAIDRAFAGLSAGSFVTQNLIRDDADQFAYYGPWSGGASVPTTTPDLLYPYIHYGAGAWDFGLPNPNTVANLDNFGFIENTTVAGAHDFNAWNQLFSIWARDYLWHPEAFIQDEIGQLKDNVAATSLNKGNKNALTVKLDQALTLIGKGKSVEALEVLDGYTTQVADFVANGKVTEEEAAGLTALADQITANLSHWLD; encoded by the coding sequence ATGAGAGTTTTCCAACGGCGGACCCTCCCAGAGGAACGGGCGGACGCGGGCACCCCGCCGGCTCCCCAGATCCGCCGGGCACGCCCGCTCGCGGCCCTCGGACTCGCGTGCGTCATGGTCCTCGGCACGGTGCCGCTCGCGGCACAGGCCGACGAGCACCTGACGCCCGGACCGACCGTCTACGCGGACCCGAACTCGCCGACCGGCTACACGGGTCACTTCGTGTACTACAACCCGGATGCCACGAGCGTCCGCTTCGTCGCCGACATCCTGCTGCGCAACTGGGACGACCTCAGCGACACGACGGTCTATCAGCCGTCCGAGTACTTCCCCGGCCTCATGCGAGGCGGCGGTGCGCTGGACGTGGAGATGACCGACGCGGGCGACGGCTACTGGGTGATCGATGTTCCGCTTGCCGCCGGTGCGAACCAGTACTGGTTCTACGTGAACAACAACACGAGCCTGTGGGTGACCGACCCGGCGAACTCGCCGATCTACGCACCGGACGGTCTGACGGGCACGGCTCGCCGCGCCTTCAACAAGGTCTTCGTGCCGTACGACGCCGAGAAGCAGAACTTCGGCCCGCTCGCCGCTCGCCAGATCGAGCTGCCGCGTGAGGATTCGGACAAGGGCACGTGGAGCTACGTCGAGCTCCCGGGCGTGCCGCCGCTGAACGGCATCCCGCGCACGGTCGGCGTGTACCTCCCGCCGGACTACGACCCGAACCGCGCAGAGCCGTACAAGACGATCTACATGCAGCACGGCGGCGGTCAGGACCAGTCCGACTGGATGAACATGGGCAACGTCCCTGTCATCATGGACAACCTGCTCGACGACGGCACCACCGAGCCCGCGGTCGTCATCACGACGAACACGAACTACCTCGGAGGCGCCGGAAACCAGGCCGTCCTGGGCGACGCGTATCCCAACCTGCGCAATGTCGTGATCCCGTTCGTCGAGGCGAACTACAACGTCTCGACGAAGGCGATCGACCGGGCGTTCGCGGGCCTGTCGGCGGGTTCCTTCGTGACCCAGAACCTGATCCGGGACGATGCCGACCAGTTCGCGTACTACGGCCCCTGGAGCGGTGGCGCGAGCGTTCCCACCACCACACCGGACCTGCTCTACCCGTACATCCACTACGGCGCGGGCGCGTGGGACTTCGGTCTGCCCAACCCGAACACGGTTGCCAACCTCGACAACTTCGGGTTCATCGAGAACACGACGGTTGCCGGTGCGCACGACTTCAACGCCTGGAACCAGCTGTTCTCGATCTGGGCACGCGATTACCTCTGGCACCCCGAGGCGTTCATTCAGGACGAGATCGGGCAGCTGAAGGACAACGTCGCGGCGACGAGCCTGAACAAGGGCAACAAGAACGCCCTCACGGTCAAGCTCGACCAGGCGCTGACGCTCATCGGCAAGGGCAAGAGCGTCGAGGCGCTCGAGGTGCTCGACGGCTACACCACGCAGGTGGCCGACTTCGTGGCGAACGGCAAGGTGACCGAGGAGGAGGCGGCGGGACTCACAGCCCTCGCCGACCAGATCACGGCCAACCTGAGCCACTGGCTGGACTGA
- a CDS encoding carbohydrate ABC transporter permease: MTASTATPMTMKGRRRSTAARQNLFGWLFVGPFGIVFLAMLVLPIGFALYLSLFQKSLIGGTRFVLFGNYAKAFTDPSFLDGVWFVIRFSLVLIPFQMAISLAIALILDIVVTRFARFSRLMIFMPYAIPTVIGALMWGFLYSDNFGPLAEIFGIFGAQAPDFLSRSLIFWGLLNIVTWQWAGYYMIILYAALQGIDPTLYEAARIDGASQWQIVLRIKIPLLAPALLLILVFALIGTLQFFNEPKILQQLAAGAIPDDFTPNMYAFQQAFSLANQNYGAAISFALGAVVFVCVYIFLFATRKRGSFFS, translated from the coding sequence ATGACCGCCTCAACAGCCACCCCGATGACGATGAAGGGGCGCCGACGCTCCACCGCCGCTCGACAGAACCTGTTCGGCTGGCTCTTCGTCGGACCATTCGGGATCGTCTTCCTCGCCATGCTCGTGCTGCCGATCGGCTTCGCGCTCTACCTGAGCCTCTTCCAGAAGTCGCTCATCGGAGGCACGAGGTTCGTCCTCTTCGGCAACTACGCGAAAGCCTTCACCGACCCGTCGTTCCTCGACGGCGTGTGGTTCGTCATCCGGTTCTCGCTGGTGCTCATCCCGTTCCAGATGGCGATATCGCTCGCGATCGCGCTCATCCTCGACATCGTGGTGACGCGGTTCGCCCGGTTCTCACGGCTCATGATCTTCATGCCGTACGCGATCCCGACCGTGATCGGCGCCCTCATGTGGGGGTTCCTGTACAGCGACAACTTCGGCCCGCTCGCGGAGATCTTCGGGATTTTCGGAGCTCAGGCCCCTGACTTCCTGAGCCGGAGCCTGATCTTCTGGGGCCTGCTCAACATCGTGACGTGGCAGTGGGCGGGCTACTACATGATCATCCTGTACGCCGCTCTGCAGGGGATCGACCCGACCCTGTACGAGGCGGCCCGCATCGACGGGGCGTCGCAGTGGCAGATCGTCCTGCGAATCAAGATCCCGCTCCTCGCGCCGGCGCTGCTGCTGATCCTCGTGTTCGCGCTCATCGGGACCCTGCAGTTCTTCAACGAGCCGAAGATCCTGCAGCAGCTCGCCGCCGGCGCGATTCCCGATGACTTCACACCGAACATGTACGCGTTCCAGCAGGCCTTCTCGCTGGCGAACCAGAACTACGGGGCCGCGATCTCGTTCGCGCTCGGGGCGGTCGTGTTCGTGTGCGTCTACATCTTCCTGTTCGCCACTCGCAAGCGAGGGAGCTTCTTCTCATGA
- a CDS encoding PIG-L deacetylase family protein, translating into MRKRWIALIVVASVLVVLLAGVYWAGRHLFHMPTAKGVDSVVGELDGTRVLGVFAHPDDEQTVNGLFWRAKQHDGAYTAMITATRGEAGHQTPVVARQDDLGDVRRAEALKNSFNLGVDEHEIWDYPDGGVPDVDEDELVDRVASVMKRVRPDVVVAFWPESGATGHPDHMQMGRVTELAVAQLAEEGGSYRGPDHIVYTISPTAALSIFGGEVGAFVVDNQPDPEYAMSAEVGKKHEGWAIHASQSNFLQEAYYLPAWLVYLLWDQEFYHVRDLTADPLG; encoded by the coding sequence ATGCGCAAGCGCTGGATCGCGCTCATCGTCGTCGCGTCCGTCCTCGTCGTCCTCCTCGCCGGGGTCTACTGGGCGGGGCGCCACCTCTTCCACATGCCGACCGCGAAGGGCGTCGACTCGGTCGTCGGCGAGCTCGACGGAACGCGCGTGCTCGGGGTGTTCGCGCACCCCGACGACGAGCAGACCGTCAACGGCCTGTTCTGGCGCGCGAAGCAGCACGACGGCGCCTACACCGCGATGATCACCGCGACGCGCGGCGAGGCCGGCCACCAGACGCCGGTCGTCGCGCGGCAGGACGACCTCGGCGACGTCCGCAGGGCCGAAGCGCTCAAGAACAGCTTCAACCTCGGCGTCGACGAGCACGAGATATGGGACTACCCCGACGGCGGCGTGCCCGACGTCGACGAGGACGAGCTCGTCGACCGCGTGGCATCGGTCATGAAGCGCGTGCGCCCCGACGTGGTCGTCGCGTTCTGGCCCGAGTCGGGTGCGACCGGGCACCCCGACCACATGCAGATGGGGCGCGTCACCGAGCTCGCGGTCGCGCAGCTCGCGGAGGAGGGCGGCTCGTACCGCGGTCCCGATCACATCGTGTACACGATCAGCCCGACCGCGGCCCTCTCGATCTTCGGCGGTGAGGTCGGCGCGTTCGTCGTCGACAACCAGCCGGACCCCGAGTACGCGATGTCGGCCGAGGTCGGCAAGAAGCACGAGGGCTGGGCGATCCACGCGTCGCAGTCGAACTTCCTGCAGGAGGCGTACTACCTCCCCGCGTGGCTCGTGTACCTCCTGTGGGACCAGGAGTTCTACCACGTGCGCGACCTGACGGCCGATCCGCTCGGCTGA
- a CDS encoding LacI family DNA-binding transcriptional regulator gives MPQTQRVTLKEIAARTGVSMTTISKVLNGAADVSSATRALVEEQLRESGYRRRKSKKRREYIEVVLDELDGEWALAIIEGVREAAAEVGLAISLSVSGDRQGPGPEWFDSVVRRAPTGVILLFAGLSREGQQKLSARGIPFVVIDPAGDPDPGIPAIGSANWSGGLAATRHLIDLGHRRIAALSGPRDVMSAVARIDGFRAAMTSAHLPVRPEWVRFGEFRLESGELHAMRLLSGSETPTAIFAGSDIQALGVLHAANALGIAVPDDLSVVGFDDLAIAELANPRLTTIHQPVREMAEQATRLLLGLADAPTTEVTRVELATTLIVRDSTAPSASVIP, from the coding sequence ATGCCGCAGACCCAGCGAGTGACCCTCAAGGAGATCGCCGCTCGAACGGGGGTCTCCATGACGACCATCTCCAAGGTGCTCAACGGCGCCGCGGATGTGTCGTCGGCGACGCGCGCACTCGTCGAGGAGCAGCTGCGCGAGAGCGGGTACCGGCGGCGCAAGAGCAAGAAGCGCCGGGAGTACATCGAGGTCGTGCTCGACGAGCTCGACGGCGAGTGGGCCCTCGCGATCATCGAGGGCGTGCGCGAGGCCGCGGCCGAGGTGGGACTCGCGATCTCGCTCTCGGTCAGCGGCGACCGCCAAGGCCCCGGGCCGGAGTGGTTCGACTCCGTCGTGCGCCGAGCGCCCACCGGCGTCATCCTCCTCTTCGCGGGACTGTCGCGCGAGGGCCAGCAGAAGCTGAGCGCGCGGGGCATCCCGTTCGTCGTGATCGATCCCGCAGGCGATCCTGACCCGGGCATTCCTGCGATAGGCTCCGCGAACTGGTCGGGCGGGCTCGCGGCCACCCGCCACCTCATCGACCTCGGCCACCGGCGCATCGCCGCTCTCAGCGGCCCGCGCGACGTCATGTCGGCCGTGGCCCGGATCGACGGATTCCGCGCCGCGATGACCTCGGCACACCTGCCCGTCCGGCCCGAGTGGGTCCGATTCGGGGAGTTCCGACTCGAGAGCGGCGAGCTGCACGCGATGCGACTGCTGAGCGGGAGCGAGACTCCGACGGCGATCTTCGCGGGCAGCGACATCCAGGCGCTCGGGGTGCTGCACGCGGCGAACGCGCTGGGCATCGCGGTGCCGGATGACCTGTCGGTCGTGGGCTTCGACGACCTCGCGATCGCGGAGCTCGCGAATCCGCGGCTCACGACGATCCACCAGCCCGTGCGCGAGATGGCGGAGCAGGCGACGCGTCTTCTGCTCGGGCTCGCCGACGCCCCGACAACGGAGGTCACGCGGGTGGAGCTCGCCACGACGCTCATCGTCCGCGACTCGACAGCCCCGTCCGCATCCGTCATTCCATAG